A window of Cheilinus undulatus linkage group 1, ASM1832078v1, whole genome shotgun sequence contains these coding sequences:
- the ddx28 gene encoding probable ATP-dependent RNA helicase DDX28 translates to MQSMKVGYLALASCSGRLSTPEFTKFSAFFRLHTSVYRAHFCHTAAKSEETPIIRIPRYMQKQVENVKQTRGKNKINISKAGKLLIQSKNPTRNQSAGYILGKFEQPVLCSKGWKHNKSDGDYFTINNIRTVAPFVGQSQKEDVDQKTTGAFNKLRICKELVEVLDRINITHPTTVQLQTIPKVMKGHNILCAAETGSGKTLCYLLPIVHRLQAEKESVMDAENLHKIHTVILVPSRELADQVTAVSRTLCAPFGFLTRAVGGGRGVGHIKMIFKKDQPNILVATPGALVKALRRHYLDLSELSFFVVDEADTMFDPSFCDMLQDILHHTNIASDPKETKGPGHKAQLLVVGATFPGGVGEVLSQVTDLGSMVVIKSKMLHFLMPHVKQTFLKVKGADKILELNQALKLLQRDKGGAPVVVFCNKSATVNWLGYSLEEMGVQHVRLQGEMPAAVRAGIFRSFQKGLVDVLICTDIASRGLDTSKVHLVVNFDFPESHTDYIHRAGRVGRAGGVEDGEVLSFVSHPWDVELVQKIETAARRRTSLPGMESDIHEPKPNKADAEE, encoded by the coding sequence ATGCAGTCCATGAAGGTCGGCTATCTGGCACTGGCTTCGTGCTCAGGTAGACTTTCCACTCCTGAGTTTACGAAGTTTTCGGCTTTCTTTCGTCTTCATACTTCAGTCTATCGGGCTCATTTCTGTCACACAGCTGCTAAGTCTGAAGAGACCCCCATCATTCGTATTCCCCGTTACATGCAAAAGCAGGTCGAAAACGTGAAACAAACTCGAGGCAAGAACAAGATCAACATCAGCAAAGCTGGCAAACTCCTCATCCAGAGCAAGAACCCGACCCGGAACCAGTCGGCAGGTTACATTCTTGGTAAGTTTGAGCAGCCTGTTCTCTGCTCAAAAGGATGGAAACATAATAAATCTGATGGTGACTATTTCACTATCAACAATATCAGGACTGTTGCGCCATTTGTTGGTCAAAGTCAGAAGGAGGATGTTGATCAGAAGACAACGGGGGCATTTAATAAACTCCGCATCTGTAAGGAACTGGTGGAAGTCTTGGACAGAATCAACATTACTCATCCTACCACTGTCCAGCTACAAACCATCCCAAAAGTCATGAAAGGGCACAATATTCTCTGTGCTGCAGAAACAGGCAGTGGTAAAACACTGTGTTACCTCCTGCCTATTGTTCACAGACTGCAGGCTGAAAAAGAGTCGGTGATGGATGCTGAGAATTTGCACAAGATTCATACTGTGATCCTTGTTCCTTCCAGAGAGCTTGCCGATCAAGTCACAGCTGTGTCCAGGACTCTTTGTGCTCCCTTTGGCTTTCTGACAAGAGCTGTGGGTGGTGGGCGAGGTGTTGGACACATCAAGATGATCTTTAAGAAGGATCAGCCGAACATTTTAGTGGCTACACCAGGTGCTCTGGTCAAGGCCCTGCGGAGACATTATCTAGACCTGAGTGAGCTGAGCTTCTTTGTGGTGGACGAGGCTGACACCATGTTCGACCCCAGCTTTTGTGATATGCTGCAAGACATCTTACATCACACGAACATTGCAAGTGATCCAAAGGAAACGAAAGGCCCTGGCCATAAGGCGCAACTCCTGGTGGTGGGGGCCACCTTTCCTGGTGGGGTCGGGGAAGTGCTCAGTCAGGTGACAGACTTGGGCAGCATGGTGGTTATTAAGAGCAAGATGCTGCACTTCCTCATGCCTCATGTGAAGCAGACTTTCCTGAAGGTCAAGGGTGCTGACAAGATCCTGGAGCTCAACCAAGCCCTGAAGCTGCTCCAACGGGACAAAGGAGGGGCCCCTGTCGTGGTTTTCTGCAACAAGTCTGCCACTGTCAACTGGCTGGGGTACTCGCTGGAGGAGATGGGTGTTCAGCATGTACGTCTGCAAGGGGAGATGCCTGCTGCTGTGCGTGCAGGAATCTTCCGCTCCTTTCAGAAGGGCTTGGTTGACGTGCTGATTTGCACAGACATTGCTTCACGAGGTCTGGACACATCTAAGGTGCACCTTGTTGTCAATTTCGACTTTCCAGAATCCCACACAGACTACATCCACAGAGCAGGGAGGGTGGGGAGAGCAGGAGGGGTGGAGGATGGGGAGGTGCTCAGCTTTGTTTCTCATCCTTGGGATGTGGAGCTGGTGCAGAAGATTGAGACGGCTGCACGTAGGAGAACTAGTTTACCGGGGATGGAATCTGATATTCATGAGCCAAAACCCAATAAAGCAGATGCAGAGGAGTAG